The Bombus huntii isolate Logan2020A chromosome 6, iyBomHunt1.1, whole genome shotgun sequence genome window below encodes:
- the LOC126866988 gene encoding peptidyl-prolyl cis-trans isomerase NIMA-interacting 4 isoform X3, whose translation MPPKKGGNTTKTNKIKAVDGNSGKEEKKGGNAVKVRHILCEKQSKILEALEKLKAGGKFNEIAATYSEDKARSGGDLGWMPRGSMVGPFQEAAFALPISSISSPIYTDPPVKSKFGYHIIMVEGKK comes from the exons ATGCCTCCAAAAAAAGGTGGAAATACtacaaaaacaaataaaattaaagcTGTAGATGGTAATAGCggcaaagaagaaaagaaaggaggaaATGCTGTGAAG gTTAGACACATACTCTGTGAAAAACAATCAAAAATTCTGGAAGCATTGGAAAAGTTGAAAGCAGGGggaaaatttaatgaaattgcTGCTACATATAGTGAAGATAAAGCAAGATCTGGG ggTGACCTTGGGTGGATGCCTAGAGGATCAATGGTTGGGCCCTTTCAAGAAGCTGCATTTGCATTACCAATCTCTTCTATTAGTTCTCCAATCTACACAGATCCACCAGTCAAATCAAAATTTGGTTATCATATTATAATGGTAGAAggtaaaaaatga
- the LOC126866988 gene encoding peptidyl-prolyl cis-trans isomerase NIMA-interacting 4 isoform X1, translating to MPPKKGGNTTKTNKIKAVDGNSGKEEKKGGNAVKVRHILCEKQSKILEALEKLKAGGKFNEIAATYSEDKARSGGDLGWMPRGSMVGPFQEAAFALPISSISSPIYTDPPVKSKFGYHIIMVEGYRFLCKLPGNNF from the exons ATGCCTCCAAAAAAAGGTGGAAATACtacaaaaacaaataaaattaaagcTGTAGATGGTAATAGCggcaaagaagaaaagaaaggaggaaATGCTGTGAAG gTTAGACACATACTCTGTGAAAAACAATCAAAAATTCTGGAAGCATTGGAAAAGTTGAAAGCAGGGggaaaatttaatgaaattgcTGCTACATATAGTGAAGATAAAGCAAGATCTGGG ggTGACCTTGGGTGGATGCCTAGAGGATCAATGGTTGGGCCCTTTCAAGAAGCTGCATTTGCATTACCAATCTCTTCTATTAGTTCTCCAATCTACACAGATCCACCAGTCAAATCAAAATTTGGTTATCATATTATAATGGTAGAAg gctacagatttttatgcaaattacctggaaataatttttga
- the LOC126866988 gene encoding peptidyl-prolyl cis-trans isomerase NIMA-interacting 4 isoform X2: MPPKKGGNTTKTNKIKAVDGNSGKEEKKGGNAVKVRHILCEKQSKILEALEKLKAGGKFNEIAATYSEDKARSGGDLGWMPRGSMVGPFQEAAFALPISSISSPIYTDPPVKSKFGYHIIMVEDFFP; the protein is encoded by the exons ATGCCTCCAAAAAAAGGTGGAAATACtacaaaaacaaataaaattaaagcTGTAGATGGTAATAGCggcaaagaagaaaagaaaggaggaaATGCTGTGAAG gTTAGACACATACTCTGTGAAAAACAATCAAAAATTCTGGAAGCATTGGAAAAGTTGAAAGCAGGGggaaaatttaatgaaattgcTGCTACATATAGTGAAGATAAAGCAAGATCTGGG ggTGACCTTGGGTGGATGCCTAGAGGATCAATGGTTGGGCCCTTTCAAGAAGCTGCATTTGCATTACCAATCTCTTCTATTAGTTCTCCAATCTACACAGATCCACCAGTCAAATCAAAATTTGGTTATCATATTATAATGGTAGAAg